In Suricata suricatta isolate VVHF042 chromosome X, meerkat_22Aug2017_6uvM2_HiC, whole genome shotgun sequence, the DNA window TTTAGCCAAATCCTACAAAAATGCCAGTGTTCTCTAAAACCTAATTTCTCACAAGTGTCCcactctcttcctgccctccacACTCCACTGCTGTTACCCTTCAGAGGGCACGGTTTCTGCATTATGAATTTCTTTCTTGAGCCCTCTCCCTGTTGTCAGAGGCCGCATCCCTTTGGGTGCACCTGCTAATAAGCACATGGTGCTTCTGTGTGGTTGTCCAGAATCCCACCCATGCCCAATGCATGCGGTACATTCACACGTACCACGGAGCAGGAAGTCTGGCCCATTCTCTTTAGACATAATTACGTCAGGTCAGAGAGCTTAGATCTCTATCAGGCAAAGCAGAACCCAACTGCTTTTCGGTGGCATAAGGGACAGTTGATACAACCAGAAGCCAGCAAAGCTTGCATACCTgcctcctgtcttcctctctcacccaCAAGACCAAGATTCTGTGCTCTGCCTTCCTGAAACCCTGCATTGTGGCAATTTCTAGTCCCCTGAGGGGCCCCTGCCTTACAAATTGAGCCTCTTTCCACTCCTCAATTCAGCACCCCTACTCCCTGAGGGTGTATAGCAAGAAAGTAAAGGAAAGGCAGTAACCTAACGAAAGTAGCTCACACTCAGATGAGAGCAAATAAACCTTCAAAACTCCGAGCATTTACAACTCATGGAGCCTTAATGAGCTCGATGTCCGAGGGAGATGTTCAGCACGATCCTCtcgtctccctctccccaactccagGGCCAACCAGAACTGCGCAGCGCACTCATCAACCACACGGCCTCCACTTTTGACAGGGCACAGAGTCCTGGTTTAGATCCTTATtcaggctgattttttttttgaactttatgtgctttctgccataaaaaaaaaagctttgacagaataataaaaagaggCAGTCTAAGTCAACTCTTTCACTTTCCACGGGATTTATAATGTTTCCACTTTACTGCACCCATCTCCCGTTCATCAATAATTCACAGGcagttgttttctgtgttgttgagGATGTGCTTTGCACATCAATCGTGAGGAATCTCTTTGATACTTAAGCACTTCTCCGCCTCTGGATCTATAAGGGAATGTTTGTGAGACAGTTCTCTTCTTGCTGGTATTTCATAATTGTGTCGGAGAAACACATCTCTCTTTCCAACGTGGAGTGAGTTGCATTAAGACATAAAATGGTGGATGGGGTAGAGTAGGATTAATTTAcagcatggatgggggagggtgTCAAGGATCACCGGAGGATAAATGTGTCTGGTTTTTGCTTCCAGGTCTTGGGAAAAGTCATTTAGTTGCTCTGGACCTCTTTAAAAGAAGAGGGCTCCTGTCCTACACAGTGTACATGTTCAAACTAAAAGTAGACCTCAAATATATTCTGCaccatatagattttttttaagtagcttcaGTCTCTCTTGATGTGAACAATTGCATATTGACttaatctcttcctctctctctccctttctctctctctctctcccccccttctctccctctttctttttctactcctTTCCCCCTCTATAAAAGCTACCACCTCATCCTGGGCACCCTGGTTATATCAACTTCAGCTATGAggtaatttttctctttactaaTTTTGACCATTGTTTGACTTAACAATGCCCTGGGCTCTGTAAAGAATAGTGTGTTGATTCTTCAAGATGTTTCTCAGTCCTGCTTTTTCAGTTCCCATTACGAGCTTCCTGGTTTAAGCCCTGATGGGTTGCTTGAAGCCTGCATTGCCCCAGCACACTCCTACTTGGCCTCTCTGACTCAGTTTCTCCTCCTTATATGGCTatagaattatccaccatgaacTACCACTCAGGGTGGGGCTCCGTGGGAGGGCAGAAAGTGAACAGCAAAGCTGTTCAGCCTGTAAAGGTTGGGGGAGTCAGCAAGGATGGTATTAAAGATCCTGTCCAGCTAGAAGTTCCTAATTCTAAGATGTTCACACTCTATGTGTCTCCTTCATTTGTCTTTGCTAAAAGATCGATGATAAGTGACCAAGTGGTCTATCAGACATTCTGCAGAGCAATGGAAAGTACGAGATTTCTGGAAATCAGGTTTGAGGCTCTCCTCAACCCCGTTCTAATCACGTGACCTTTGgcaaatcattttctctctttaaaactttggtttcctcatctggagaAGGGAAATAATTAGAATACCCACACTTCAAAATATGGCTTGAGGAGCAAAACAGTTACACAATACAGAAGGTGTTCTGTCATGTATAATTTGAGCAAGGTCAGTAATTGTTTGTTGTATTCATATCAAATGTAGTAGAACTGAGGTTTTAACCAAGTATATACTGTTTAAAAAGGTATGAAACTCTGACTTCTTTCATAGGTTCAGATGACACTCTGTGAATCTGTTTCCTCATACATAAGCTGAGGCCAAGTTTGACTAATAAGAATTTGAGGCAAGATTTTCTATGAAACCTTAAAAGGTTGACATATTTGACCAGAAAATCTGTTTCTAGGAGGAGGGACAGTCCTTccacttcttttactttttctttgtgatATCAAATCAAAAAAAAGATATGACTAATGTTAcatcacattaatttttttgttttactttgctcTTGCAAAGAAGAGCAGGAGCTGTGGAATTAAACAGAATTACTACCTTTGTGACCTCAGTCAAGCTCATGCACCTTTCTAACTCCCCACAACCTTGTCTGTAAAAGTCAGTGTCATGATACTTGCCTCAGAGTATGTGAGAAAACATGAAAACTGTGTGATGGATGTAATGTAGTGCACAACACATAGGAAGCACTTGACAAATGCTTACCTTATTCTTTCATCTGCAGAACTCACATTTTCAGGCTATCAATATTGACAGGACTGTATCATCAGTGAGTCTACATTTCATGTAACtaaattaaagcaaatatattctaatgtctctttttcttaagGTGCTTACTCCTCTGAAGTGGTACCAGAACATGATAAGGCATCCGGtatgtacatttttgttctttagtCCCTTAAAATATCAAGCATGTATTTCAATTCCCTTTTAAGTGAAATTAACATATCTATGCCACATAAAGACACTAATGGAAAATCCAGTTTGTAAAATGTCATATCTGTGTACACAGTTAGAAATTCttgcacaggaaaaaaatgcataaatattcaTAATCATAGTGACAAAGAAAACATGACTACTTCTCCAGTTGGAAGTCAATGGAGCCGATGGTAAACCTGACTCTTTGTTTCTCACCAGTACCCTTCCTATGGTTACGAACCCATGGGTGGATGGCTGCACCACCAAATCATTCCCGTGCTGTCCCAGCAGAATCCCCCGAATCACGCCCTACAGCCTCATCACCACATCCCCATGGTGCCAGCTCAGCAGCCCGTGGTCCCCCAGCAACCAATGATGCCAGTTCCTGGCCAACACTCCATGACTCCAACCCAACACCACCAGACAaacctccctctgcctgcccagcCGCCCTTCCAGCCCCAGCCCGTCCAGCCGCAGCCTCACCAGCCCATCCAGCCCCAGCCACCCGTGCACCCCATCCAGCCCCTGCCGCCACAGCCTTTGCCTCCGATGTTCCCCATACAGCCTCTGCCCCCCATGCTTCCTGACCTGCCTCTGGAAGCTTGGCCAGCAACAGACAAGACCAAGCGGGAGGAAGTGGTGAGTATCCCTTGAAGCCACTATAACATCTGAGAAAATGGTAAAGCAAAATTGGCCCCCAGACTTCTAAGTTCTCAAGTAACCCAGGGTCTAGAGTTTCAGTAGCTACAGGTCAATGACTCTATTAGTTCAAGCGTGGGTTGTAACTTTATATTATAAACAAGTTTATCTATGAGGCTTAGTAATTAAGGCCATAGTTTTCATGGTGGGTTTAAGTTCTAAgattattttgatttcttctagAATATGTACTACTGAAACTCATTAATTTTAAGCATAGCAGTATAAGGGAATATcagttttccttatatttcaaGGATTTGGCTAGCAAGAATAGGCCAGATTCGCacggaagaaaaaaaaaaggtggggtaatttttgagagtgaggaggATGCAAATATTTGAACAGGCTACAAAAGGTAGGTGGGAAATCTCTTTGAGGACCCTGTTAATCTCTTTAAAGGAAGATTATCTGTCtagagtggttttttttaatctctcttggAGGAAGCGAGACAGTCTACTAGATTCCTTTTCAGAGCTGAGTTCTATAGATTAATCATTTAGCAAGAAGTTTTCACAATTAAGCACAAAATTAATTGCATTATAGAAAACTCTTCCAAATGAGTGGGAAATagccaataaaataaatgactcaTATCCATGTTCCCAAACCCTTATTCTGTACATATGAGATTATATAATTCTACTGCATGTGTGTATCCAAATGTAACTCCAAGTTATAAATGCTACTGAGGATTTTCTCTTGAGAAGCAGTGAGGGGCGTGATGGAAATGACCTGGATGGGAAGCTAGGATACCCAGCTTCCAGTTCTGACTCTGCTTTCACAGAGGAAACAGTATTGTACAAGTTACTTCAAATCCATGGGTGTTTTCcctttttgaaaataagagaaagtgaCTAACTCAGATAATTTTGACCCTCTGTCCAAGGACAGCTACCACACTTTCCCAACAAAAAATTATAGTATATGCCACATATGGCTTCACAATTACGAGCATATCTATGGAGAAAATGGGGCAGGATGTTTGAAATTGTATCCCAAATAATTTGGTGCCTATAGTTGATTACTAGCCCAAAGTACTGTTCCCTCTGtatagaaaatgcatttatttatctctttattaatGATTAAAGTCATGAGCTTTATAATGTGTTCACATCTTGGCAGAACTATTTATGGAAAGGTGACTTTGGGCAGGTAGTCTGAACTGTTTAAAACTCCTGTGTAAAATCGGAGTATAAATATTGATAGCTTCTGAGGGttgttttacagaaaataaaatcaagtgatgagctcagagcctggcatgcaGGAAGTACTCAGTAAAGGGTAGCTACTGTTATTTTACTAGTAAATAATAGCTGTAGGTGTCCGGAAGGCAAAGCTGTCCATTCTGGATACCTTCTACCTAATGACAAGGAGATAACAAAGAAACTTTGACTATCAGAGTTCAACTTAAATGGTTGTATATTGCTCTGACAAAACTGAAGCCATACATGTGATGTAAATGATACTCATTAGGAATGTTTGTAAGTTATTTTGGTTCTtccttttgttattaattttcagGATTAAGAGATCAGAAAATGGGAAGAGGACTGAAGGAAACACTTCAGGTGCTTTCAGAATGACACAAGAAAACGATGAATTTCGCCTGCCATCACTTCTCTTAGTAAAAGCTGTAACTAAAAATCAGTACTGTTAGCAAACaataaaatggcttaaaaatCATCCATGTCTCTGTGCTGAATTAAGCTTAAAATTTTGCGTCACTTAAGAGAACTTATTATAAATGGCTATTATTGAATAAGGTTTTCCCTTTTAGAGAGAATTCATACAAActcaaaacattacaaaaaacacCCGAAGTTCATACAGTAGTTATAATAGTAGATAAAGTGAAAAATTATGAACATGTATAGTCACTGAACCTGAACCAAATGAAAGGAAGTTTATATGAAGAATTCctcaaattggaaaaaataagctCTTGAGAAATGTTTATATTACAAAACAGATACAAGACTTGGAACACTGGCTTTATACATCACACCATATTAGTAACCAAAATCCAATCTTTGATCTCATTCTAccgaaaaagatttttttaacaaaattatgtGGTATGTACAATAATGTACTGAATTTTACATTCTTGGGGTAATTTGTTTTCCtaagaaaacttttattaaatggAGCTTCAAATAGAGAATCACAGTGAATTTTGTATACAAgtcatttctttcacttaataatttttaagatgatAAACCGTACTATATAGCCTTCCAAATGTTAACAGATGCATGAAATGGATGCATACAAGTTTTCTTTCCCACTCATATTgatatttgaatctttttttcctcctacacCCACACAGAATTGTAAACAATCTTTTTAGGGTTTACATTACACAGCACCCACAGTCACTTTATTCCAGTACCTTTATGATCAAGCCTCCTTAATCATTTTCTGGaatgaataaacataattttactgGGAGGGTCttgatatttaaacaaaaaaaaaccccttgaTTTAAAGGAATTTAGATTTCATGACAAAGTAAGAAAACTTTTCATTAATTCTCATAAGCTAATTTCAATCAAtttagtaaaatttatttatcacCCTTTAGGTTAAGGCACAATTCCATTCCTCGGTAAAAAGAATAAGTTCCCATCCTTAAGGAATCTAGAACATACCAAAGGGATGAGACAAGCTCAGAAATACTGATAAGAGGGGGCCTGGCAGCACTGACACCGTGGCAGGATTACAGTCAAAGCCTGCTGGCCAAAATGGGAAACTTCCTCAGCTAGCTGCACAACAGCTTCCTCACCACTCATTCCTTGTTGGCAAAGCTGGAATCACTCCCAGCACCCGGCCTTCCACAAACTCAGGACAGGTGAGGCCCTCCCCTGACTCACAGAATGAGTGCTCACTCCTCCGTGCCAATTATGGCATCAATTACTATAACATACCATATCCATCGATTCCAAATATGCATCTATTCCCCTTGCTAGTGACTGCTTTAGGGATGGGTTGTGATGGAACCTGAACAATGAATGGGGCCAAACGGGAAGTCTTCTAGGAGAGGAAGAGCTTCTGGGGACAACATGCTCTTTTGTCCTTGGATCTACTTGTTTAAGGATATGATGCCTGGAGCTGTGTCTGCCATATTATGACCAGGAGGGACAAGTGGAAAGCCCCTAAGTCTTTGGTGGCATCGTTGTGTCCCTGAATTAACCAGCCCTGGAATCATCTACCCCTAGATGGATGACACATTCTATTTCCATGCTAGTGTTTTTCAACTGTGGGTCACAAATGATTAGTGGGTCATGACACCAATAGCAGGAGCCCCATTATTTATATCATGTCAGCAAGCTCTCTTCCAATAATGTAAAGCTTATATGGACAGAACTATTTGGTCAAtgattttcctgaaaaaaatccAATAGATAATAGAGATATGTATCCTGGTATATTCTCCAAAATCTACGCCTCCCTACATACTTTGCCTTTCATAGTTCATGAACATATTGCCACTACATTTATTTCTACTGAGAAACATTTTAAGGGTGTAAAGGATGATGTTACTTGGAGACTATGTGTGGttagaaaaaacacaaactttggagtcagattggagttgctttcaatttttctaaTATAAGAGGATTCTCtggaagggggtgatgatcatggaggagggcacttttggggaagagtactgggtgttatatggaaaccaacttgacaataaactattaaaaaaatggaaacttaagaaaaacaaagagtaaacattttccttcttaaaaaaaagaggattttCTGGAAAAGTCATTGACAAAATAATTCTCCTTTTATAAGTCAAattacacacacagatacacatatatTCAAATCAAATTTGAATTACAGGGAAAAAGTCAAGCTTTGGACTCTGAAGACTATTCACTATGGAATGAGATGTACTGTATAGGTTAAGTCTATGAGAAATAGAAACTTGTATATTCAATTCCCAAATGCGTATTTTAATCTCATCATTTTCATGGTAGGCTATAATGGACATTATTCCACCATATTAAACAATGTATATTAACCACAACATAGCATCCCCTTGATGGTCTAGAATGAGACTTATAAACACCCATCAGTTAGGTGTGTTGCCTTGGCATTTTAAAGATCATAAAGCTCTTAtgtctgttttaatgttttttttaaaaatttatttttgacaaagagagtgacaaaccatgagcaggggagttgcacagagagagatggaaacagagaatctgaagcaggctccaggctctgaactgttagcacagagcccaacatggggcttgaactcatgaaccacgagatcatgaactgacctGAGgtcagctgcctaactgactgagccaccgaggtgcccctcttATGCCTGTTTTAAATTGCCCCCTCATTGTAACAGTTCCTTTCTGCTCTCAGCGATCACTTCTTTTTGTTAAGGTATATACGCATCTTTTAATATGTAGCTTGCTTTGTATACATATTATCTGTAACAAAATGAAGGCCTTGGAATGGTTATTCTGGAAGTTCCACAGTTGTTTTGAGACTATTTAATTTCCTGACTCCCCAGCTGTGGCAGAGGGCTGCAACTGACAAAATTCTGACATGTAGGTGTACATGGTTATCATCACATAGTGTAACATAGCTGATGcaaactgaagaaaacagagCGTTTCTAATTCATTAAAACTCAAGGCTTAGCTGCCCAACGTTGTACGTATTTGAGTAAGATATGGAAGAAATTCACTAGATACTAATGACCAAGATTCAAAGTACAGTCTAAAACAAATAGCAGTAGTAACCATAAATGCAAAGAATTCTTAAATCAGGAAAACAGCAGAAGTAGACTATCTATAAAGCTGTGCAAGGTCTTTGAAATTGAGCTACGAAGCCAGATGAAGTAGAGGAAACCACCTCAAGGAAACTCTTATCTACCCATAACCACTCCCCTGTCACTAAGAAATTTGAAATCTGCTCTGCCTTCATTCACTCTTTGTTGGTGAGGACTTCAATATGCATCATTTTTGGGGGGTTGCAAATACATAGCTAGGAATTACCTAGGACAGTCATCAAAATGCGTGAAAAGATACGTGCAAAGATTCTAATTACAACGTTACTTACACCATGAGAATCTGTACCTCACTTAAATTTTCTTACATCTCGCTGAAGGAATAATGGGGGAAAAAGCATGCCTTAGAAGAAAACTTACTGGTGGAGAAAATGTGATAAACTAAGATTTAAGACCATATGTGCATATTACACATGACCATAAAACAGAGGTaatttaaacacatacacataaatatgcaTCGACAAAAACTAGGAAGAAGATGTAGCTATCTATACAAAGATCCAATTTTCCCCACAATAAATGTAAGTTACTTTTGTAATCAGAATCACATTAAatgatttgaacatttttttctccttttcttctgcttcaatCCAGACACATCTCCTTCCTTCAGTTCCCTTTGATGTAAGTTTTGGATCTTGGTGGGTCCCCTTCAGGTAAATTCCAAGTAGAAATGATTTCACTTGTACCTgattttttcagagaaatattttgaccaaagaagggcaaagggaaaggACCTATTGGCTTTAgtaggaacaaaaatgaaaaacaacatcaaacaacagaaaagagaTGAGCATCATAGGATGATGAAAGAATTAGAAATGGCACATATacaaatgcaaccgatttctgtacgttgattttataccctgtgactttactgaattcatggatcagttctaaaagTCTTCGGGTGGAGTTtattgggttttctatgtagagtatcatgtcatctgtgaaaagtgaaagtttgacttcatctttgccaattctgatgccttatgacccagcaatagcaccgctgggaatctacccaagggatacagaagtgctgatacataggggcacatgtaccccaatgttcatagcggcactgtcaacaatagccaaaacatggaaagagcctaaatgcccatcacctgatgagtggatcaagaagctgtggtatatatacacaatggagtattacatggcaatgaggaagaatgaaatctggccatttgtaggaaagtggatggacctcgagggtgtcatgctaagcaaaataagtcaggcagagaaggacagataccatatgttgtcactcataggtctaacaggagaaagctaataggagaccatgggaatgggaaaggcaggggcaagagttggggagagggagggaggcaaatcatgagagacttttgaatgctgagcacaaactgagggctgaagagggagggggaaggggggtgatggtcatagagagaggcacttgtggggaacagcactgggtgttatatggaaaccaacttggtaataaactatatgaaaaataaataaatgcaaaaaaatggcacatatataattaaataaataaatgaccagaaacaacaacaacaacaacaacaaacaaaaatgaacatcAGACTAGCTCCTGCTGAAATTCTGCCAAAGGTTAACTGGGTTCAAAGCAGGCAGGTCACAGGTCAAACACAATATCAAAGCCTAAACCCTTAAAGAGGTGGGTGCTTGCAGTGACTTTTCACATTAATGG includes these proteins:
- the AMELX gene encoding amelogenin, X isoform, translating into MGTWILFACLLGAAFAMPLPPHPGHPGYINFSYENSHFQAINIDRTVSSVLTPLKWYQNMIRHPYPSYGYEPMGGWLHHQIIPVLSQQNPPNHALQPHHHIPMVPAQQPVVPQQPMMPVPGQHSMTPTQHHQTNLPLPAQPPFQPQPVQPQPHQPIQPQPPVHPIQPLPPQPLPPMFPIQPLPPMLPDLPLEAWPATDKTKREEVD